The DNA segment GCTGCGTAAATCCAGGACATATCGCAAGGGGCGCATCGAAATCATCCCGATGATCGACGTGATGTTCTTCCTGCTGGCGACCTTCATGCTGTCCTCGCTGGCGATGCAGAATCTTGACTCGCTACAGGTGAACCTGCCGCAGGGAAAAG comes from the Sulfuricella sp. genome and includes:
- a CDS encoding biopolymer transporter ExbD produces the protein MKLRKSRTYRKGRIEIIPMIDVMFFLLATFMLSSLAMQNLDSLQVNLPQGK